In the genome of Cynocephalus volans isolate mCynVol1 chromosome 15, mCynVol1.pri, whole genome shotgun sequence, one region contains:
- the LRATD2 gene encoding protein LRATD2 — protein MGNQVEKLTHLSYKEVPTADPTGVDRDDGPRIGVSYIFSNDDEDVEPQPPPQGPDGGGVPDGGDGQPLPPPQPYDPRLHEVECSVFYRDECIYQKSFAPGSAALSTYTPENLLNKCKPGDLVEFVSQAQYPHWAVYVGNFQVVHLHRLEVSNSFLTDASQGRRGRVVNDLYRYKPLSPSAVVRNALAHVGAKERELSWRNSESFAAWCRYGKREFKIGGELRIGKQPYRLQIQLSAQRSHTLEFQSLEDLIMEKRRNDQIGRAAVLQELAMHLHPAEPDQGDSNVARTTPPPGRPPVPGAEEEDRETVAH, from the coding sequence ATGGGCAACCAGGTGGAGAAACTGACCCACCTAAGTTACAAGGAAGTTCCCACGGCCGACCCGACTGGCGTGGACCGGGACGACGGGCCCCGCATCGGTGTCTCCTACATCTTCTCCAATGACGACGAGGACGTGGAGCCGCAGCCGCCGCCCCAGGGGCCGGATGGCGGCGGCGTGCCCGACGGCGGGGACGGCCAGCCGCTGCCCCCGCCGCAGCCCTACGACCCGCGGCTACACGAGGTGGAGTGCTCCGTGTTCTACCGCGACGAGTGCATCTACCAGAAGAGCTTCGCACCGGGCTCGGCAGCGCTGAGCACCTACACGCCGGAGAACCTGCTCAACAAGTGCAAGCCTGGCGACCTGGTAGAGTTCGTGTCGCAGGCGCAGTACCCGCACTGGGCTGTGTACGTGGGCAACTTCCAGGTGGTGCATCTGCACCGGCTGGAGGTGAGCAACAGCTTCCTGACCGACGCGAGTCAGGGCCGTCGCGGCCGCGTGGTCAACGATCTGTACCGTTACAAGCCGCTGAGCCCCAGCGCCGTGGTGCGCAACGCGCTGGCGCACGTGGGCGCCAAGGAGCGCGAGCTGAGCTGGCGCAACTCGGAGAGCTTCGCCGCCTGGTGCCGCTACGGCAAGCGTGAGTTCAAGATTGGCGGCGAGCTGCGCATCGGCAAGCAGCCCTACCGGCTACAGATTCAGCTCTCGGCGCAGCGCAGCCACACGCTTGAGTTCCAAAGCCTGGAGGACCTGATCATGGAGAAGCGGCGCAACGACCAGATCGGGCGCGCGGCTGTGCTGCAGGAGCTGGCCATGCACCTGCACCCGGCTGAGCCGGACCAGGGCGACAGCAACGTGGCGCGGACTACGCCGCCTCCCGGGCGCCCCCCTGTGCCTGGCGCGGAGGAGGAGGACCGAGAGACGGTGGCGCACTAA